The Deltaproteobacteria bacterium genome includes a region encoding these proteins:
- a CDS encoding aldehyde dehydrogenase family protein yields the protein MITDVSARMPWIRGRILIGGEIVSKGYATREVYSQCSEDGQPVLIGETPNVDADTLMLAVDAASRAWNRGQGAWALARMEERLHALSVFREKMCAARGMVCRSLMWEIGKTWADAQGEFDRTIQYIDDTVEEVKRLDRDSSRFQFVGGLMAQIRRAPLGVTLCMGPFNYPLNETFTTLIPALVMGNTVVVKMPRYGQLLWDYLLDGFQEAFPPGVVNIVNGAGRNIVGPAIQSGKIDVLAFIGSSSVANKIKLSHPNPHRLRSILGLDAKNPAILLPDATVDVAATECVRGALSFNGQRCTALKMIFVHRSIAHEFHEALVQKVESLPRGMPWDPNVQLTPLPDAGKPAYLVDLITDAVKLGAVLANPGRGGKVAGTLFHPAVLTDVPLTAKIAMEEQFGPVIPVHTYDDLAAVEEYIVASQYGAQVSIFGHDPEVVGPLVDRLVNQVCRINLNAQCQRGPDVFPFTGRKSSAEGTLSVHDALRSFSIRSMVATKQDSVGKAVVRGILDRDSSRFLTTNFLL from the coding sequence ATGATTACCGACGTCAGTGCGCGTATGCCGTGGATCCGCGGTCGGATTTTGATAGGCGGTGAAATCGTCTCAAAAGGCTACGCGACGCGTGAAGTTTACAGCCAGTGTAGCGAGGACGGACAACCGGTCTTAATTGGTGAGACGCCCAATGTGGACGCTGACACTTTGATGTTGGCTGTAGATGCGGCGTCGAGGGCCTGGAATCGCGGTCAGGGCGCGTGGGCGCTGGCCCGGATGGAAGAGCGTTTGCACGCGCTCAGCGTTTTTAGGGAGAAAATGTGCGCCGCGCGCGGCATGGTGTGTCGCTCGCTCATGTGGGAGATCGGCAAAACCTGGGCCGATGCTCAAGGTGAGTTTGATCGCACGATCCAATACATAGACGATACGGTTGAGGAGGTTAAAAGGCTGGACCGGGACTCAAGCCGGTTTCAGTTTGTCGGTGGGCTTATGGCACAAATCCGCCGGGCCCCGCTGGGAGTGACATTGTGCATGGGACCATTCAACTACCCTCTTAACGAAACCTTCACAACACTCATCCCGGCTTTAGTCATGGGTAACACTGTGGTCGTAAAGATGCCACGCTACGGTCAGTTGCTGTGGGATTATTTGCTCGACGGATTTCAAGAGGCTTTTCCTCCCGGTGTGGTGAACATCGTTAATGGAGCCGGGCGTAATATTGTTGGACCGGCGATACAAAGCGGCAAGATCGATGTTCTGGCCTTTATCGGATCAAGCTCGGTAGCAAATAAAATAAAATTGTCGCATCCGAATCCGCATCGTTTGCGGAGCATTCTTGGGCTCGATGCAAAAAATCCAGCTATACTTCTACCTGATGCCACTGTTGACGTTGCTGCCACCGAATGTGTACGTGGAGCGCTGTCGTTCAACGGTCAGCGCTGTACGGCATTAAAGATGATCTTTGTACACCGTTCTATCGCTCACGAGTTTCACGAAGCCCTCGTGCAAAAAGTTGAGAGTTTGCCGCGCGGCATGCCTTGGGATCCAAACGTACAGTTGACGCCCTTGCCCGATGCAGGAAAGCCGGCTTATTTGGTCGATCTGATCACCGATGCCGTTAAATTAGGAGCGGTTTTAGCGAATCCTGGGCGCGGTGGTAAGGTCGCGGGGACGCTCTTTCACCCCGCTGTGTTGACGGATGTGCCGCTAACCGCGAAAATTGCCATGGAAGAGCAATTTGGCCCGGTGATTCCTGTGCACACCTACGATGATTTGGCCGCAGTGGAGGAGTATATCGTCGCATCTCAATACGGCGCTCAAGTCAGCATTTTCGGTCACGATCCGGAAGTTGTGGGTCCTCTGGTCGATCGTCTGGTGAATCAAGTGTGCCGCATTAATTTGAATGCTCAATGCCAGCGTGGTCCGGACGTCTTTCCATTCACCGGGCGCAAGAGCTCGGCAGAGGGTACGCTCAGCGTGCACGATGCACTGCGCTCTTTTAGTATTCGGTCTATGGTAGCGACTAAACAGGATAGCGTCGGAAAGGCAGTAGTGCGGGGCATACTCGACAGAGATTCGTCGCGCTTTTTGACAACGAATTTCTTGCTCTAA
- the hrpB gene encoding ATP-dependent helicase HrpB yields MTTATKLPITPFLAEITGSLSSRGIAIVKAEPGAGKTTQLPRALLDAVRGRIVVLEPRRLAARLSAERIAQEMGEACGETVGYSIRFGSKQSGRTRVLFVTEGVFLRLLQDDPELRGVEAVVIDEFHERHLHTDLALAAVAALRQSRRADLKLVVMSATLDTRSLEQFLPGAAVFDIPGRTFPVTIDYLTGLENHPIEEQVVSATKRMTEDPRCQGDILVFLPGMQDIRRCAERLAQTLRDQVSPLPLAADLSPAEQARVFAPSAKRKVILATNVAETSLTIPGVTGVIDVGLAKIAGHAAWSGIATLDVKKISQAAAIQRSGRAGRMAPGVAYRLYSEGDFLGRQPFTAPDIRRLDLAEVFLTVQDLRDRSGLPVARFDVALPWFEAPMEAAVVSARQLLRQLGAITDTDQITIRGRSMARLPFHPRLSAIIVAGQEAGCGEAALAAATLISEGMVFKRGAQPAVRTDCDLRLQIDAVARLEAGARLAPATLAAAIDMGKVKHVVSVYRQLAGRLKLGDWPGPGLADDERLTKCLLAGFPDRVAKKRNLPQNSSRNQPPLYNFCLGRGGYLGESSTVRDASFILVFDASEAASRSADRGVMIFAASALSPAVLQDGTSTLVMHRTQPIWVDDGSRADVFEQVKYGELIVSEARLPASSHYAAQLEELLRAKLAEVWPKPFDDDSDLVSYHARLAWLVQAGEGEGFPTFDGEMLELLQAEICGGKRSFKDILERSLGSYIEEQLSYAQQEALRRGAPTELKLANGRRLKVHYELHRDPYISGFVQDFYGLTETPRLAGKTGLTVQVLGPNRRPLQVTGDLAGFWQRHYPALRAELGRKYPKHFWPEQPATAGPFLYYNQMLKGQRPESQ; encoded by the coding sequence ATGACAACTGCGACAAAGTTGCCTATCACCCCATTTTTGGCAGAGATTACAGGTTCTTTGAGTAGCCGTGGGATAGCTATAGTCAAGGCCGAGCCCGGGGCTGGTAAGACGACGCAGCTACCGCGCGCCCTCCTCGACGCGGTGCGTGGGCGGATCGTCGTGCTGGAGCCAAGGCGTCTTGCCGCCAGGCTCTCTGCCGAGAGGATCGCTCAGGAGATGGGCGAAGCCTGTGGGGAGACCGTTGGCTATAGCATCAGGTTTGGCTCCAAACAGTCAGGTAGGACCCGCGTCCTGTTCGTGACGGAGGGAGTGTTCCTTCGACTGTTGCAGGATGATCCCGAACTGCGCGGCGTTGAGGCTGTAGTCATAGACGAGTTTCATGAGCGCCACCTCCACACGGATCTTGCTTTGGCTGCGGTCGCGGCGCTGCGGCAGTCGCGGCGAGCCGATCTTAAGCTGGTGGTCATGTCGGCAACTCTAGATACAAGGTCGCTCGAGCAGTTTCTCCCGGGGGCGGCCGTCTTTGATATCCCAGGGCGTACCTTTCCCGTGACCATCGACTATCTGACGGGACTAGAAAACCATCCCATCGAGGAGCAGGTAGTGAGTGCGACCAAGAGGATGACCGAGGATCCTCGTTGCCAAGGTGACATCTTGGTGTTTCTGCCGGGGATGCAGGATATCCGGAGATGCGCCGAAAGGCTGGCGCAAACTCTGAGAGATCAGGTCAGCCCGTTGCCTCTGGCTGCAGACCTTTCACCAGCTGAACAGGCAAGAGTCTTTGCCCCCAGCGCCAAGCGTAAAGTCATACTTGCCACTAACGTGGCAGAGACTTCGCTCACGATTCCAGGCGTCACGGGCGTGATTGATGTGGGTTTAGCCAAGATCGCCGGACATGCCGCATGGAGCGGCATTGCCACCCTCGACGTCAAAAAGATCAGCCAAGCCGCTGCGATTCAGCGTAGCGGACGTGCCGGACGGATGGCCCCTGGAGTGGCCTACCGGCTGTATAGTGAAGGCGATTTTTTAGGTCGCCAGCCATTCACGGCACCGGACATCCGCCGGTTGGACTTGGCCGAGGTGTTTCTCACGGTACAAGACCTGCGTGACCGCAGTGGTCTACCGGTTGCTCGATTTGACGTGGCTCTGCCCTGGTTTGAGGCCCCGATGGAGGCGGCGGTAGTGTCGGCGCGGCAGCTACTCAGGCAGCTCGGAGCCATCACTGATACCGATCAGATTACAATTCGCGGACGCAGCATGGCGCGGCTCCCGTTCCACCCGCGCCTCTCTGCCATCATCGTCGCCGGCCAAGAGGCAGGATGCGGCGAGGCAGCGCTTGCGGCAGCGACACTGATCAGCGAGGGCATGGTTTTTAAGCGCGGCGCGCAGCCGGCCGTCAGGACAGACTGTGATCTAAGGCTTCAGATAGACGCAGTTGCGAGACTCGAGGCTGGGGCTAGACTAGCACCGGCGACGCTAGCGGCCGCGATAGATATGGGCAAGGTAAAACATGTCGTGTCTGTTTATCGCCAGCTAGCTGGACGACTTAAACTTGGCGATTGGCCCGGACCGGGTCTAGCCGACGATGAGCGCTTGACCAAGTGCCTACTCGCGGGATTTCCCGATCGCGTGGCGAAAAAGCGTAACCTGCCTCAAAATTCGAGCAGGAATCAGCCACCTCTGTACAACTTCTGCCTAGGTCGAGGTGGTTATTTAGGTGAATCTTCGACCGTGCGTGATGCTTCCTTTATCTTGGTCTTTGACGCTTCCGAGGCTGCAAGTCGCAGTGCCGATCGTGGTGTGATGATTTTTGCCGCCTCGGCCCTGTCTCCTGCTGTGTTGCAGGATGGGACCAGTACTTTGGTGATGCATCGGACGCAGCCCATTTGGGTCGACGATGGATCTCGAGCAGATGTCTTTGAGCAGGTGAAGTACGGCGAGCTTATTGTGTCTGAGGCGCGGTTGCCAGCATCTAGTCATTACGCTGCGCAACTGGAGGAGCTACTGCGCGCCAAACTGGCGGAAGTTTGGCCAAAACCGTTTGACGACGATAGTGATCTTGTCAGCTACCATGCACGCCTTGCTTGGCTGGTGCAAGCGGGTGAAGGTGAGGGTTTTCCGACCTTTGACGGGGAGATGCTGGAGCTTTTGCAGGCCGAAATTTGTGGGGGCAAGCGCAGTTTCAAGGACATCCTTGAGCGCTCACTCGGGTCCTACATCGAAGAGCAGTTATCCTACGCGCAGCAAGAGGCGCTTCGGCGTGGAGCACCGACGGAGCTGAAACTGGCCAATGGGCGGCGCCTCAAGGTTCACTATGAACTGCACAGGGATCCTTATATATCTGGATTTGTTCAGGATTTTTATGGGTTGACCGAGACCCCGCGCCTTGCTGGAAAAACCGGCCTCACTGTGCAGGTGCTTGGCCCCAACCGCCGTCCCCTGCAGGTGACTGGTGATTTGGCGGGATTTTGGCAGCGGCACTACCCAGCCTTGAGGGCGGAATTGGGGCGCAAATATCCTAAGCACTTTTGGCCAGAGCAACCAGCGACGGCTGGGCCCTTTTTGTACTACAATCAAATGCTAAAAGGACAACGTCCAGAGTCGCAATGA
- a CDS encoding D-alanyl-D-alanine carboxypeptidase has product MSLVRVKASLAASFCLGLSMLSVPAAAARSMGDAKDLGQLTQLKIKSTAALVMDLDTNTTLFERDADVVRPIASISKIFGALVIAEECKLDPDGLHEMSPSNRDAARGGDKTKLTTGWSYSHRDLLHAALMRSDNRALPALAEACGLDPAALANKMTERARKMGLVKTSFKEPDGLSPENVSTAREVMVALKETMRNPMLTEIMAKPEYVLVAHKGERTRDIKIKNTDRLLSKNIAQILAGKTGYTDIARYCLAVAAKTFEGRQLGMVFLGAEGKHTRFADFTRVIKWLTSNEAIAAASKSSVNSGNRDADINGSAAASGAVGKKDVMQIPLKPEATSVEVE; this is encoded by the coding sequence ATGTCTCTCGTGCGTGTTAAGGCTTCGTTAGCAGCGTCATTTTGCCTCGGCTTGAGTATGTTATCAGTGCCGGCTGCGGCAGCCAGAAGTATGGGTGATGCAAAAGATCTGGGACAATTGACGCAGCTTAAAATCAAATCGACTGCTGCACTCGTCATGGATCTCGACACGAATACAACGCTTTTTGAACGCGACGCCGATGTAGTCCGGCCCATCGCAAGTATATCGAAGATTTTTGGTGCCTTGGTCATTGCCGAAGAGTGTAAACTTGATCCTGACGGCTTGCATGAGATGTCGCCGTCCAATCGCGATGCCGCTAGGGGCGGCGACAAAACTAAACTAACTACTGGTTGGAGTTATTCGCACCGCGACCTGTTACATGCCGCCCTAATGAGATCTGATAATAGAGCATTACCGGCTTTGGCTGAGGCCTGTGGCTTAGATCCGGCGGCACTTGCTAACAAGATGACGGAGCGCGCGCGCAAGATGGGTCTCGTTAAAACCTCGTTTAAAGAACCCGACGGGCTATCGCCGGAGAACGTATCGACGGCTCGCGAGGTCATGGTGGCTCTTAAAGAAACGATGCGTAATCCGATGCTAACCGAAATTATGGCTAAGCCCGAATACGTACTCGTGGCACACAAAGGCGAGCGCACCCGTGATATAAAAATCAAGAATACGGATCGTCTTCTATCAAAAAACATAGCGCAAATACTCGCCGGTAAAACTGGTTATACGGACATAGCGCGCTACTGTTTGGCCGTTGCTGCCAAAACTTTTGAAGGGCGTCAACTCGGTATGGTTTTTCTCGGCGCCGAAGGTAAACACACGCGCTTTGCTGATTTCACGCGCGTGATCAAGTGGTTGACATCTAACGAGGCTATCGCCGCGGCAAGTAAATCCAGCGTTAATAGTGGTAATCGTGATGCCGATATCAATGGGTCGGCCGCGGCATCTGGTGCAGTCGGCAAGAAAGATGTCATGCAAATTCCCCTAAAGCCTGAGGCCACATCGGTCGAGGTTGAGTGA
- a CDS encoding YkgJ family cysteine cluster protein translates to MSSFVSDYSIKAMELLEEAQTATDEFAAKTQIKCREGCGQCCLKPGIEVQVVEMLPLAMSLVENSEADKWYDQAARDPSGRCVFYAPDPRDETLGRCQQYALRPSLCRLFGFAAVSTKDTKHPALAACFWHKRLQPETVAAAQTAIDNGTEVPLFADFHMRMFALAPTPSLSEIMPINQALMFAIEKVELLARQKDAK, encoded by the coding sequence ATGTCCTCATTCGTGAGTGACTACAGTATTAAAGCTATGGAGCTCCTTGAGGAGGCACAGACTGCCACCGACGAGTTTGCTGCAAAGACGCAAATCAAATGCCGCGAAGGCTGCGGCCAGTGCTGTTTGAAGCCAGGCATTGAAGTGCAGGTGGTAGAGATGCTACCGCTTGCTATGTCACTCGTAGAAAACAGCGAGGCCGACAAGTGGTATGACCAGGCCGCACGAGATCCCTCGGGGCGCTGTGTGTTTTATGCCCCTGATCCACGTGACGAGACCTTAGGAAGGTGCCAGCAATATGCGCTGCGCCCTAGTCTTTGCCGCCTTTTTGGATTTGCTGCTGTGAGCACAAAAGATACTAAGCATCCAGCATTAGCCGCCTGTTTTTGGCATAAAAGATTACAGCCGGAGACAGTGGCGGCCGCGCAAACGGCTATCGACAATGGCACCGAGGTGCCGTTGTTCGCTGATTTTCACATGCGGATGTTTGCGTTGGCGCCGACCCCAAGCTTGAGCGAGATCATGCCCATCAACCAGGCGTTGATGTTTGCTATCGAGAAGGTTGAGCTGCTGGCGCGCCAAAAAGACGCGAAATAA
- the lon gene encoding endopeptidase La, translated as MEFEQTKKYPVLPTRNVVIFPGTTLPLNIGRPRSVAAIEAANERDGLIIALAQKAEVSGDPGSEDVFAVGTLCKVEKMRGSAESGYQVLVRGVARVKVNQFEQVEQFIEALAEESLDVEDADDKSLEALVANVKTMARDILQLIPGDTRQVVELINGLDDAALLMNLCAEYLEVPLTTKQELLETVSVRARALRLLELMQTQKEALQLQSEIREKLSTKMGKMQREAILREQMRAIKEELGEDESGKSRDDYVDRVGKSKMPEAVKKIAADEAKRLADLGSSSPETHVVRNYLDLLLAMPWDESTVDNLDLDQARTLLDAEHYGLEKIKRRIIQHLAVLKLKNDRRGSILLFVGPPGVGKTSLGQSVAKALGRKFVRVSLGGVRDDAEIRGHRRTYVGAMPGRIVQGIKRAAVNNPVFMLDEIDKLGRGFAGDPAAALLEVLDPEQNATFSDHYLDVPFDLSKVFFIATANNLESIPGPLLDRMEVIELTGYTTAEKLHIAKSHLIPKQLTEHGIKPSELRIADDALMRIITHYTREAGVRDLERKVSEAMRFMTEKVLEAKGEQLVVELRDLEEILGPERFVHEVAERVSPPGVVTGLAWTPVGGEILFIEASLMPGSGKLTLTGQLGDVMKESAQIALSLVRSNLPAFVPGFDYEKKDIHIHVPSGAIPKDGPSAGVAMLTTLASLFTGRRVSPVLAMTGEITLRGSVMPVGGIKEKVMAAHRAGIERVLLPKRNEKDLRDVPEEVKSKLQFVFVDTAQEVLKVALDLDVTVLPEIQPHTAPAAASNPAQ; from the coding sequence ATGGAATTTGAGCAAACGAAAAAGTATCCGGTACTTCCAACCCGCAACGTTGTCATCTTTCCCGGCACCACACTGCCACTGAATATCGGGCGTCCACGCAGCGTTGCTGCTATTGAGGCAGCCAATGAGCGCGATGGGCTCATCATTGCCTTAGCGCAAAAGGCTGAAGTCAGCGGCGATCCTGGGAGCGAAGATGTATTTGCCGTGGGTACCCTGTGCAAAGTCGAAAAGATGCGCGGCTCAGCCGAAAGCGGTTACCAGGTCCTGGTGCGCGGGGTAGCGCGCGTGAAGGTCAACCAGTTTGAACAAGTGGAACAGTTCATAGAGGCGTTGGCGGAGGAGTCACTGGACGTCGAAGATGCCGACGACAAATCGCTCGAGGCTCTTGTTGCCAACGTCAAAACTATGGCGCGGGACATACTCCAGCTGATCCCTGGAGATACGCGACAAGTAGTTGAACTGATCAATGGGCTCGACGACGCCGCCCTCTTAATGAACTTATGCGCTGAATACCTTGAGGTTCCTCTCACTACTAAACAGGAGCTGCTAGAGACCGTTTCCGTGCGCGCTCGCGCCCTGCGGCTTTTGGAGCTCATGCAAACGCAAAAAGAGGCGTTGCAGCTACAAAGCGAAATCCGTGAAAAACTGTCGACAAAAATGGGGAAAATGCAGCGCGAGGCGATCCTCCGAGAGCAAATGCGCGCGATCAAAGAGGAACTCGGCGAGGATGAATCAGGGAAATCGCGCGACGATTATGTCGATAGAGTCGGCAAGTCGAAGATGCCCGAGGCGGTCAAGAAGATTGCAGCCGATGAGGCTAAGCGCCTAGCTGATCTTGGTAGCTCATCACCAGAAACGCATGTGGTTCGTAATTATCTAGACCTTCTACTAGCCATGCCATGGGACGAGAGCACGGTCGATAATCTCGATTTAGATCAGGCGCGTACCCTACTTGATGCAGAACATTACGGTCTCGAGAAGATCAAACGGCGCATCATTCAGCATCTGGCAGTCTTAAAACTGAAGAATGATCGTCGCGGCTCCATTCTGCTCTTTGTTGGTCCACCTGGGGTGGGCAAAACTAGCTTAGGTCAAAGCGTAGCTAAGGCCCTTGGTCGGAAGTTTGTCCGGGTAAGCCTGGGCGGTGTAAGGGATGATGCTGAGATCCGCGGTCATAGACGCACATACGTCGGTGCGATGCCGGGGCGCATTGTTCAGGGGATCAAACGAGCTGCTGTTAATAACCCTGTGTTTATGCTCGATGAGATCGACAAACTTGGACGCGGCTTTGCTGGGGATCCGGCGGCAGCCTTGTTGGAGGTTTTAGACCCAGAGCAAAATGCGACTTTTTCCGATCACTACCTTGATGTGCCCTTTGATTTGTCGAAGGTATTCTTCATTGCGACGGCCAATAACCTCGAGTCGATTCCTGGACCATTGTTAGACAGGATGGAGGTGATTGAACTTACCGGCTACACGACAGCCGAGAAATTGCATATTGCTAAGAGCCATCTCATTCCCAAACAGCTAACTGAGCACGGCATCAAGCCATCTGAGCTGAGAATCGCTGATGATGCGCTGATGCGGATCATCACCCACTATACGCGGGAAGCAGGCGTGAGGGATTTGGAACGCAAGGTTTCTGAAGCGATGCGTTTCATGACCGAAAAGGTGCTTGAAGCTAAGGGTGAACAGCTAGTGGTTGAGCTACGCGATCTTGAGGAAATCCTCGGTCCAGAGCGCTTTGTTCACGAGGTCGCCGAGCGGGTCTCACCCCCGGGCGTAGTGACTGGTCTAGCTTGGACGCCGGTTGGAGGGGAAATCCTATTTATTGAGGCCAGTTTGATGCCAGGCTCCGGAAAGCTAACCCTTACGGGTCAGCTAGGTGACGTGATGAAGGAGTCGGCACAGATCGCCCTCAGTCTGGTGCGGTCTAACTTGCCAGCTTTTGTCCCAGGTTTTGATTACGAGAAGAAAGATATTCATATTCACGTTCCCTCAGGGGCTATCCCTAAGGACGGTCCGTCGGCAGGCGTTGCCATGCTGACCACTCTGGCCTCACTCTTCACCGGACGGCGTGTGAGCCCCGTGCTGGCAATGACGGGAGAGATCACGCTGCGGGGATCAGTGATGCCAGTGGGTGGGATCAAGGAAAAGGTCATGGCAGCGCACCGGGCAGGTATTGAGAGGGTCTTACTACCCAAGCGCAATGAGAAGGATCTGCGGGACGTACCAGAGGAGGTGAAGAGTAAACTTCAGTTCGTCTTTGTAGATACGGCTCAGGAGGTGCTCAAGGTGGCGCTTGATTTGGATGTGACGGTGCTGCCTGAAATCCAGCCGCACACGGCGCCGGCCGCAGCTTCGAATCCGGCACAGTAA
- a CDS encoding TonB family protein codes for MTKQLTWKHLWLACMVGSVVIHVSGGLFIATRERPPAQRLQAVKVKIVEQPVVAKAEPPPPPPPPPPRERPKPKPKPPKVASERKSPPPKPNEPPPKPVQGLTADAMTAGGKVAAPLGNTLMVEDTGERLKEEPGALQGDMSAEPELIRDSITKPEYTQAAIDAGLEGSAIVEVLVEETGRVLDAELKKRIGFGMDERILTSAKGARFKPRRNRYGRAETAWTEIKFTLQLP; via the coding sequence ATGACTAAACAGCTGACATGGAAGCATCTCTGGCTAGCCTGTATGGTGGGCTCCGTGGTCATCCATGTATCAGGTGGATTGTTTATTGCGACACGTGAGCGCCCGCCGGCCCAGCGGCTGCAGGCCGTGAAAGTTAAAATCGTGGAACAACCAGTGGTTGCTAAAGCCGAACCCCCGCCACCGCCGCCACCGCCGCCACCGCGGGAACGGCCCAAACCTAAGCCAAAACCACCCAAAGTCGCAAGCGAGCGTAAATCACCTCCCCCAAAACCAAATGAGCCCCCGCCTAAACCTGTACAAGGTTTGACCGCTGATGCTATGACCGCCGGAGGCAAAGTTGCAGCACCGCTTGGTAACACCCTCATGGTCGAGGACACCGGCGAGCGTCTTAAGGAAGAACCGGGCGCCCTTCAAGGCGATATGAGCGCTGAACCAGAGCTCATCCGCGATAGCATCACGAAGCCAGAATACACCCAGGCCGCGATCGATGCAGGACTCGAAGGGTCGGCTATAGTCGAGGTGTTGGTGGAAGAGACTGGTCGCGTACTAGATGCTGAACTTAAAAAGCGCATTGGTTTCGGTATGGACGAACGTATCCTGACCTCAGCCAAAGGTGCCCGCTTCAAGCCCCGTCGCAACCGCTACGGCAGGGCCGAAACGGCGTGGACGGAGATTAAGTTCACCCTCCAGCTACCTTAG
- a CDS encoding AI-2E family transporter, producing the protein MQHGSKTSLATFLLTMAIIIGLTFWMVESYVMSLLTGGFMAMLARPFYVTLRRKLSVSFAAGLATMGLLLLVVIPLGVFMVLVARQAVMIGAWASQLQLTPVDDLLVELSGVWPLSVVADSPDALKKLVLSQLNQWGAAATRLMVELAKGLPDNIMQLVLSCLTCFFVMIDGRRLIHWIGSLIPLGSQIREKLVDSFRSTAISVVWASMAAAAAQAVMMGLAFLLTGIPAAALAAAATFIFAWIPLLGSVPVWLAGCVYLYAQGHVGSLIGLLVLGGLTGVVDNVVRPWVLRGRGEMHPLVSLVAIFGGIKMFGIMGVFFGPILVACLLTLLHVWPTVARSEGLDI; encoded by the coding sequence ATGCAGCATGGCAGCAAAACCTCGTTGGCGACTTTTCTGCTGACGATGGCGATCATTATTGGTCTGACCTTTTGGATGGTCGAGTCCTACGTGATGTCTCTCCTGACGGGAGGGTTTATGGCCATGCTTGCACGCCCGTTCTACGTGACTTTGAGGCGTAAGCTCTCCGTCTCTTTCGCTGCGGGGCTGGCGACGATGGGGCTACTACTACTGGTCGTTATTCCTCTTGGTGTCTTTATGGTGCTCGTCGCGAGGCAAGCGGTCATGATTGGTGCGTGGGCGTCGCAGCTGCAGCTAACGCCAGTCGATGATTTACTCGTGGAGCTCAGCGGCGTCTGGCCCTTGTCTGTGGTAGCCGATAGTCCGGATGCGTTGAAAAAGTTGGTACTGAGTCAGTTGAATCAATGGGGTGCAGCTGCGACGAGACTCATGGTTGAGTTGGCTAAAGGTTTGCCAGATAACATCATGCAGCTGGTGCTGTCGTGCCTTACCTGTTTTTTTGTGATGATCGATGGGCGTCGGCTTATTCATTGGATAGGTTCCCTGATCCCCCTAGGCTCCCAAATTCGGGAGAAATTAGTCGATTCATTTAGAAGCACGGCAATTTCCGTCGTCTGGGCCAGTATGGCCGCAGCTGCGGCCCAAGCTGTGATGATGGGCCTGGCATTTTTGCTCACGGGTATTCCTGCAGCAGCGTTGGCCGCGGCAGCTACGTTTATATTTGCCTGGATTCCACTTCTTGGCAGCGTGCCGGTTTGGCTAGCAGGGTGTGTTTATCTTTACGCTCAAGGTCATGTTGGCAGTTTGATTGGTCTTCTGGTCCTAGGTGGGTTGACCGGCGTTGTCGACAATGTGGTGAGACCGTGGGTTCTACGCGGTCGGGGCGAGATGCACCCACTGGTCAGTTTGGTGGCTATTTTTGGTGGCATCAAGATGTTCGGTATTATGGGAGTCTTTTTTGGTCCCATCTTAGTGGCATGTCTTTTGACACTTTTGCACGTATGGCCGACAGTAGCGAGGTCCGAAGGACTCGATATTTAA